A part of Deltaproteobacteria bacterium genomic DNA contains:
- a CDS encoding nitronate monooxygenase family protein: MAKLKTPLCDLLGIEHPIIQAGMGWDSRGSTTPPKLVAAVSEAGGLGVIGGSPLKPEFIGERIRAVRELTDRPFGVDITLPRLAQTPYADVGNVREFLERTHPEHVGFVHDAIEGFGLETQGPDPWSKVKTPDMVQRQLDVILEEGVRVLAVGLGDTAAVVPVAHERGMKVLALCGNVKQALGHAANGVDVIIAQGYEAGGHTGRIANFPLIPQVVDAVSPTPVVVAGGIADGRGLAAALSLGAVGVWCGTVFLASAESEIHADYKAQLIQGRTEDFVLDRFPSGKPSRHYRSPVIRKWEESGLQPLEMPFQGVLNDQFRVAAEQGSRVDVMSVPGGQIAGLLGEKDVRPAAEIIEAMVRQAAEVLKAGADLAAGD, translated from the coding sequence ATGGCGAAGTTGAAGACCCCCTTGTGCGATCTGCTCGGCATCGAACACCCCATCATCCAGGCGGGAATGGGATGGGACAGCCGCGGCTCCACCACGCCGCCGAAGCTGGTGGCGGCGGTTTCCGAAGCGGGCGGGCTCGGGGTCATCGGCGGCAGCCCGCTCAAGCCGGAGTTCATAGGCGAGCGCATCCGCGCCGTCCGGGAGCTGACGGACCGCCCCTTCGGCGTGGACATCACGCTGCCGCGGCTGGCGCAGACGCCCTACGCGGACGTGGGCAACGTGCGTGAGTTCCTGGAACGCACCCACCCCGAGCACGTGGGCTTCGTACACGACGCCATCGAGGGTTTCGGGTTGGAGACCCAGGGTCCGGACCCGTGGTCCAAGGTCAAGACCCCGGACATGGTGCAGCGGCAGTTGGACGTGATCCTGGAGGAGGGCGTCCGGGTGCTGGCGGTGGGCCTGGGAGACACCGCGGCGGTGGTGCCCGTGGCCCACGAGCGCGGCATGAAGGTGCTGGCGCTGTGCGGCAACGTGAAGCAGGCGCTGGGGCACGCGGCCAACGGCGTGGACGTGATCATCGCCCAGGGCTACGAGGCCGGCGGGCACACCGGACGGATCGCCAACTTCCCGTTGATACCCCAGGTGGTGGACGCGGTCAGCCCCACGCCCGTGGTCGTGGCCGGGGGCATCGCCGACGGGCGCGGCCTGGCCGCGGCGCTGAGCCTGGGAGCGGTGGGGGTGTGGTGCGGCACGGTCTTTCTGGCGAGCGCGGAGAGCGAGATCCACGCCGACTACAAGGCCCAGCTCATCCAGGGCCGCACCGAGGACTTCGTGCTCGACCGTTTCCCCAGCGGCAAGCCCAGCCGCCACTATCGCAGCCCGGTGATCCGCAAGTGGGAGGAATCGGGGCTGCAACCCCTGGAGATGCCGTTCCAGGGGGTGCTCAACGACCAGTTCCGGGTGGCGGCGGAGCAGGGAAGCCGGGTGGACGTGATGAGCGTACCCGGTGGACAGATCGCCGGGCTCCTCGGAGAGAAGGACGTGCGGCCGGCGGCCGAGATCATCGAGGCCATGGTGCGGCAGGCAGCGGAGGTGCTGAAGGCCGGTGCCGACTTGGCCGCGGGTGATTGA